In the Arachis ipaensis cultivar K30076 chromosome B10, Araip1.1, whole genome shotgun sequence genome, one interval contains:
- the LOC107623307 gene encoding probable inactive ATP-dependent zinc metalloprotease FTSHI 3, chloroplastic gives MASFSFSSFNTGAFVNIAQRRYFGVCGGLCTSSFVFPSPGFRFNQSYKFQHNLVWNPKLKYYYDDRRYRNASLRFPYCCNSQHGFSGNNKIEPLVSSRSRVERKSHYGKGDSNRLKKRFSLRLRPRLRLLAMRMRRASIKSFLNEVGIFVRKNIRTVAFSASVSIVFSLCFLFLKLTALPPVKTVPYSDLITSLQSGYVAKVLLEEGSRRIYYNMNNPVVENDQVSGNELQVADVSVDRDVDKPPSEGASSAGKTPALNILGKFSKARASVPEWQYSTRKIDRDEKFLLSLMREKGVSYSSAPQSVLMSMRNTLITVITLWIPLIPMMWLLYRQLSAANSPARKQKPNGQTVGFDDVEGVDSAKVELMEIVSCLQGDINYQKVGAKLPRGVLLVGPPGTGKTLLARAVAGEAGVPFFTVSASEFVELFVGRGAARIRDLFNAARKFAPSIIFIDELDAVGGRRGRSFNDERDQTLNQLLTEMDGFESEMRVVVIAATNRPEALDPALCRPGRFSRKVYVGEPDEEGRRKILAVHLRGVPLEEDTNIICHLIASLTAGFVGADLANIVNEAALLAARRGSEGVAREDIMEAIERAKFGINDKQLRSNKLSKELVKLFPWMPSLMGRSDKRQDDLQGPLGYQSLSS, from the exons AtggcttctttttccttttcttctttcaaTACTGGAGCATTTGTTAATATAGCTCAAAGAAGATATTTTGGGGTTTGTGGAGGTTTGTGCACTAGTTCATTTGTTTTTCCTTCTCCGGGGTTTAGATTTAATCAATCATACAAATTTCAACATAATTTGGTTTGGAACCCGAAATTGAAGTATTATTATGATGATAGAAGATATAGAAATGCCTCACTGAGGTTTCCTTATTGTTGCAATTCTCAACATGGTTTTTCCGGTAATAATAAAATTGAGCCACTTGTGAGTAGTAGAAGCAGGGTTGAGAGAAAGTCACACTATGGTAAAGGAGATAGTAATAGGTTGAAGAAGAGATTTTCGTTGAGGTTGCGGCCGAGGTTAAGgttattggctatgagaatgAGGAGGGCATCCATTAAGTCCTTTTTGAATGAGGTGGGAATCTTTGTCCGTAAGAATATTAGAACCGTGGCATTTTCTGCCTCGGTTTCTATTGTTTTCAGCCTTTGTTTCCTGTTTTTGAAGTTGACTGCACTTCCTCCGGTGAAAACCGTACCGTATTCTGACTTGATTACAAGCCTTCAAAGTGGCTATGTTGCGAAAGTGTTGCTGGAAGAGGGGTCCCGGCGCATATATTACAACATGAACAATCCAGTTGTTGAAAATGATCAGGTTTCTGGAAATGAATTGCAAGTTGCTGATGTTTCAGTTGACAGGGATGTAGATAAGCCTCCAAGTGAGGGAGCTTCAAGTGCTGGCAAAACCCCAGCATTGAATATATTAGGGAAATTTTCGAAGGCTCGGGCTTCAGTTCCTGAGTGGCAGTATTCCACAAGAAAAATTGACCGTGATGAAAAATTTCTTCTTAGTTTAATGAGAGAAAAAGGAGTTTCATATAGTTCTGCCCCTCAATCTGTGTTAATGTCAATGAGGAATACTTTGATAACTGTGATTACACTGTGGATACCGTTGATTCCAATGATGTGGCTTCTATACCGTCAGCTTTCTGCTGCTAATAGTCCAGCTAGGAAGCAGAAACCTAACGGCCAGACAGTtggatttgatgatgttgaagGAGTTGATTCTGCAAAAGTAGAGCTCATGGAG ATAGTTTCATGTCTGCAAGGGGATATAAACTACCAAAAGGTAGGGGCAAAATTACCTCGAGGTGTGTTGCTGGTAGGCCCCCCTGGAACAGGGAAAACATTACTTGCACGTGCTGTGGCGGGGGAAGCAGGTGTACCCTTTTTCACCGTATCTGCCAGTGAGTTTGTGGAATTGTTTGTTGGGAGAGGAGCAGCTAGAATCAGAGACCTTTTTAATGCAGCAAGGAAATTTGCACCATCAATCATATTCATTGATGAGCTTGATGCCGTTGGAGGCAGGCGCGGAAGAAGTTTCAACGATGAACGTGACCAAACACTAAACCAA TTGCTCACAGAAATGGATGGATTTGAATCCGAGATGAGAGTGGTTGTCATTGCAGCAACTAATCGCCCAGAAGCTTTGGATCCAGCCCTATGTCGCCCTGGTCGTTTCTCGCGAAAAGTATATGTCGGGGAGCCTGATGAGGAAGGAAGGAGAAAGATATTGGCTGTACATCTAAGAGGTGTTCCCTTAGAGGAGGACACAAACATCATTTGTCATTTAATCGCTTCTCTTACTGCTGGCTTTGTAGGTGCTGACCTGGCAAACATCGTCAATGAAGCTGCTTTGCTTGCTGCCCGTAGAG GTAGTGAAGGTGTGGCAAGGGAGGATATAATGGAAGCAATTGAAAGAGCAAAGTTTGGAATCAATGATAAGCAACTTAGGTCAAATAAACTAAGCAAGGAGTTGGTTAAGCTCTTCCCTTGGATGCCATCATTGATGGGAAGAAGTGATAAGAGACAGGATGACCTACAAGGACCACTAGGTTATCAATCATTGAGCTCATGA